In Castanea sativa cultivar Marrone di Chiusa Pesio chromosome 6, ASM4071231v1, a single window of DNA contains:
- the LOC142639794 gene encoding serine/threonine-protein phosphatase 7 long form homolog — protein MTIDPGPIDRSVLTEQVKHRSELLWNPGGQDPLGTLDCRSRHEELRLRDPMVDDRVLAIVRLLGLEGLHLVPSIQLNHALITSFVERWRLETHTFHLPHGEMTITLQDVEVIMGLPIEGEAMVGPSKRIWEDVCAEMLGIQIPNGPQTVLKGQRILIPALVERIRQPLPPNANEIQVHQYARCYILALLGDMVFLDKSGDRVHLMWLEFMQNLRNPRKYSWGSAALSWLYRQLCNATDKKAKQIGGPLILV, from the exons ATGACGATAGATCCTGGACCTATTGATCGTAGTGTATTGACGGAACAAGTTAAACATCGATCTGAGTTACTGTGGAACCCTGGGGGACAG GATCCTCTCGGCACACTGGATTGTCGAAGTCGCCATGAAGAATTGAGACTTCGAGATCCTATGGTAGATGATCGTGTCCTTGCCATTGTGAGGTTGCTTGGTCTAGAGGGTTTGCACTTGGTCCCATCCATACAGCTTAACCATGCACTGATCACTTCATTTGTAGAGCGATGGCGCCTAGAGACCCATACATTTCACCTaccacatggtgagatgacgATCACATTGCAAGATGTGGAAGTTATCATGGGGTTGCCCATTGAGGGTGAGGCAATGGTTGGGCCTTCTAAAAGAATTTGGGAAGACGTGTGTGCTGAAATGCTTGgaattcaaattccaaatgGCCCTCAAACTGTGCTAAAAGGTCAAAGGATTCTAATACCCGCACTTGTTGAAAGAATCAGACAACCACTGCCTCCGAATGCCAATGAGATTCAAGTTCATCAGTATGCTCGTTGTTATATACTAGCCCTACTAGGAGATATGGTTTTTCTTGACAAGTCCGGAGATAGGGTCCATCTCATGTGGTTAGAGTTCATGCAGAACCTTCGTAATCCACGCaagtatagttggggtagtgcagCCTTATCATGGTTGTATAGACAGCTATGCAATGCAACCGACAAGAAGGCAAAGCAGATTGGCGGACCACTGATTTTGGTCTAA